Proteins from a genomic interval of Lolium perenne isolate Kyuss_39 chromosome 1, Kyuss_2.0, whole genome shotgun sequence:
- the LOC127296618 gene encoding uncharacterized protein isoform X3: MENFDMKNFMTALGSSTCYMEQRSSDNIIANVNDDNIDKGQCHHFSIREYVRQRQMSNTTFCSLFDKHISSSLVTTKTYRQWNCKSCRDKLDLLYNRTPARTLNESPLVPEHAVHKELSQEKGSAKCHLPCSYNEESTELDRAINGTCGSLGEKLEFLPREPMVGRSEKGNSVKSLPVKRKDGTHANFHDINQNVIKTYKRRKNTNISSVDCQDRSESSRAGNSKEKHVTSITQADAGLLYPAVCLSEGKILYTTSIMDGGERFKNNGVQQIPCSSEKELECLKMHLSKVSPGKSEQTLRKTTEHKEDKCVIVSVKEASTRVQSEKSNPEFSQLEQQQSRRLHNEQALSTTEHEEDDCAIVSVAEFPSVQHQQFQHLHNEVSLGNATEDEGGDCVITSVNHVSASLQSGESHNQYNGENFTSYRDDANLNGSFPPTMDIPARYQHPENFCKPVCPLPRIGVLSLTLQKEVATYAKSCGTESGYRLGMYDEEAPCQIYRGESLAFSSSQQIPANYSPQHLGYATSVAIPEPARESSHSTKGKSKMVDDPSDKSSEQDMCALSLSICPWP, from the exons GAAAATTTTGACATGAAGAATTTCATGACTGCACTTGGATCTAGCACTTGTTACATGGAACAGAGGTCATCTGATAACATTATTGCTAATGTAAATGATGACAACATAGATAAAGGACAATGCCACCATTTCTCTATAAG AGAGTATGTCCGTCAGAGGCAGATGAGCAACACAACATTTTGCTCACTTTTTGATAAACACATCAGTTCATCATTGGTTACTACAAAAACATATCGACAATGGAATTGCAAAAGCTGCCGGGATAAGCTGGATCTCTTATACAACAGAACACCAGCTAGAACATTGAACGAATCTCCACTAGTGCCAGAACATGCTGTGCACAAGGAATTATCTCAAGAGAAGGGTTCTGCGAAATGCCATTTACCTTGTTCCTACAATGAGGAGTCCACAGAACTAGATCGAGCTATAAATGGTACATGTGGAAGCCTTGGTGAAAAATTAGAATTTCTGCCTAGGGAACCAATGGTCGGAAGAAGTGAGAAAGGTAATAGCGTCAAGTCGCTACCAGTGAAAAGGAAGGATGGAACTCATGCTAACTTCCATGATATAAATCAGAACGTGATCAAAActtacaagagaaggaagaacaccAACATTTCTTCTGTCGACTGTCAAGATCGATCGGAAAGCAGTAGAGCTGGTAATAGCAAGGAGAAACATGTCACAAGCATCACGCAGGCAGATGCAGGCCTGCTATACCCAGCTGTTTGTTTGAGTGAGGGAAAAATACTATATACCACCAGCATCATGGATGGTGGTGAAAGATTTAAAAACAATGGCGTGCAGCAAATTCCATGCAGTTCTGAAAAGGAATTGGAATGCTTGAAGATGCACTTATCAAAG GTTTCTCCAGGCAAGAGTGAACAGACCCTGAGAAAAACAACTGAACACAAGGAGGACAAATGTGTCATAGTTTCTGTAAAGGAGGCATCAACCAGAGTGCAGAGTGAGAAATCAAATCCTGAGTTTTCTCAGTTAGAACAGCAACAAAGCCGCCGTTTGCACAATGAACAGGCACTAAGTACAACAGAACATGAGGAGGATGATTGTGCAATAGTTTCTGTAGCAGAGTTTCCGTCGGTACAGCACCAACAATTCCAGCATTTGCACAATGAAGTGTCACTAGGAAATGCAACTGAAGACGAGGGGGGTGATTGTGTAATAACTTCTGTAAATCATGTATCAGCCAGTCTGCAAAGTGGAGAATCACATAATCAGTACAATGGAGAAAATTTCACATCGTACAGAGATGACGCCAACTTGAATGGAAGTTTTCCACCAACCATGGATATTCCTGCGAGGTATCAGCACCCAGAGAATTTCTGTAAGCCCGTTTGCCCTCTTCCAAGAATTGGTGTGCTTAGTCTCACGTTGCAGAAAGAAGTCGCAACATATGCAAAGAGCTGTGGAACAGAGTCTGGCTATCGACTAGGCATGTATGACGAGGAAGCACCTTGCCAGATATACAGAGGGGAAAGCCTGGCATTCTCGAGCTCACAGCAAATTCCGGCAAACTACAGTCCCCAGCATTTGGGTTATGCCACCTCTGTTGCAATTCCAGAACCAGCGAGGGAGAGTTCACATTCAACCAAAGGCAAGAGCAAAATGGTTGATGATCCATCGGATAAGTCTTCAGAACAGGATATGTGT GCTCTGTCTCTGTCTATCTGTCCGTGGCCATGA
- the LOC127296618 gene encoding uncharacterized protein isoform X1 — MPSTKARFVHYREGLVISLLLSRTYQQIHGFYCGICLVRGCQGEDIVSFWWQYHERMPMHTLENFDMKNFMTALGSSTCYMEQRSSDNIIANVNDDNIDKGQCHHFSIREYVRQRQMSNTTFCSLFDKHISSSLVTTKTYRQWNCKSCRDKLDLLYNRTPARTLNESPLVPEHAVHKELSQEKGSAKCHLPCSYNEESTELDRAINGTCGSLGEKLEFLPREPMVGRSEKGNSVKSLPVKRKDGTHANFHDINQNVIKTYKRRKNTNISSVDCQDRSESSRAGNSKEKHVTSITQADAGLLYPAVCLSEGKILYTTSIMDGGERFKNNGVQQIPCSSEKELECLKMHLSKVSPGKSEQTLRKTTEHKEDKCVIVSVKEASTRVQSEKSNPEFSQLEQQQSRRLHNEQALSTTEHEEDDCAIVSVAEFPSVQHQQFQHLHNEVSLGNATEDEGGDCVITSVNHVSASLQSGESHNQYNGENFTSYRDDANLNGSFPPTMDIPARYQHPENFCKPVCPLPRIGVLSLTLQKEVATYAKSCGTESGYRLGMYDEEAPCQIYRGESLAFSSSQQIPANYSPQHLGYATSVAIPEPARESSHSTKGKSKMVDDPSDKSSEQDMCALSLSICPWP; from the exons GAAAATTTTGACATGAAGAATTTCATGACTGCACTTGGATCTAGCACTTGTTACATGGAACAGAGGTCATCTGATAACATTATTGCTAATGTAAATGATGACAACATAGATAAAGGACAATGCCACCATTTCTCTATAAG AGAGTATGTCCGTCAGAGGCAGATGAGCAACACAACATTTTGCTCACTTTTTGATAAACACATCAGTTCATCATTGGTTACTACAAAAACATATCGACAATGGAATTGCAAAAGCTGCCGGGATAAGCTGGATCTCTTATACAACAGAACACCAGCTAGAACATTGAACGAATCTCCACTAGTGCCAGAACATGCTGTGCACAAGGAATTATCTCAAGAGAAGGGTTCTGCGAAATGCCATTTACCTTGTTCCTACAATGAGGAGTCCACAGAACTAGATCGAGCTATAAATGGTACATGTGGAAGCCTTGGTGAAAAATTAGAATTTCTGCCTAGGGAACCAATGGTCGGAAGAAGTGAGAAAGGTAATAGCGTCAAGTCGCTACCAGTGAAAAGGAAGGATGGAACTCATGCTAACTTCCATGATATAAATCAGAACGTGATCAAAActtacaagagaaggaagaacaccAACATTTCTTCTGTCGACTGTCAAGATCGATCGGAAAGCAGTAGAGCTGGTAATAGCAAGGAGAAACATGTCACAAGCATCACGCAGGCAGATGCAGGCCTGCTATACCCAGCTGTTTGTTTGAGTGAGGGAAAAATACTATATACCACCAGCATCATGGATGGTGGTGAAAGATTTAAAAACAATGGCGTGCAGCAAATTCCATGCAGTTCTGAAAAGGAATTGGAATGCTTGAAGATGCACTTATCAAAG GTTTCTCCAGGCAAGAGTGAACAGACCCTGAGAAAAACAACTGAACACAAGGAGGACAAATGTGTCATAGTTTCTGTAAAGGAGGCATCAACCAGAGTGCAGAGTGAGAAATCAAATCCTGAGTTTTCTCAGTTAGAACAGCAACAAAGCCGCCGTTTGCACAATGAACAGGCACTAAGTACAACAGAACATGAGGAGGATGATTGTGCAATAGTTTCTGTAGCAGAGTTTCCGTCGGTACAGCACCAACAATTCCAGCATTTGCACAATGAAGTGTCACTAGGAAATGCAACTGAAGACGAGGGGGGTGATTGTGTAATAACTTCTGTAAATCATGTATCAGCCAGTCTGCAAAGTGGAGAATCACATAATCAGTACAATGGAGAAAATTTCACATCGTACAGAGATGACGCCAACTTGAATGGAAGTTTTCCACCAACCATGGATATTCCTGCGAGGTATCAGCACCCAGAGAATTTCTGTAAGCCCGTTTGCCCTCTTCCAAGAATTGGTGTGCTTAGTCTCACGTTGCAGAAAGAAGTCGCAACATATGCAAAGAGCTGTGGAACAGAGTCTGGCTATCGACTAGGCATGTATGACGAGGAAGCACCTTGCCAGATATACAGAGGGGAAAGCCTGGCATTCTCGAGCTCACAGCAAATTCCGGCAAACTACAGTCCCCAGCATTTGGGTTATGCCACCTCTGTTGCAATTCCAGAACCAGCGAGGGAGAGTTCACATTCAACCAAAGGCAAGAGCAAAATGGTTGATGATCCATCGGATAAGTCTTCAGAACAGGATATGTGT GCTCTGTCTCTGTCTATCTGTCCGTGGCCATGA
- the LOC127296719 gene encoding uncharacterized protein: MNRGEFQSSLVQQMIMSSLKPCHEEQEASPNMPSLSSPSMLFSQQFPHSSSGMLLMNGTASIPSLHDGNAGSQESHMPESWSQLILGGLVGDQERYSTTTALLSKGLENWGDHQAAAAASACMVGMKEEGSMPNSGTSGAPAPYNFYGSHLVAGDGHEIQAKSQLSQMLLASSPRSCVTTSLGSNMLDFSNSVAPPPPELRSHHQSDNSSECNSTATGSALKKARVQASSSAQSTLKVRKERLGDRITALHQIVSPFGKTDTASVLQETIGYVRFLLGQIEALSYPYMGQGGNGTSMQNGPTGERNPGLFPEYPGQLLNHNNNTGAVQQQAAGQPEQQGAKNEEETSKKDLRSRGLCLVPVSCTSHFGGDNAADYWAPAPLGGILR, translated from the exons ATGAATCGAGGAGAATTCCAGAGCTCCCTGGTGCAACAGATGATCATGAGTAGCTTGAAGCCGTGCCATGAGGAGCAAGAAGCGTCTCCTAACATGCCCTCCCTGTCATCTCCATCCATGCTCTTCTCCCAGCAGTTTCCACATAGCTCATCAGGCATGCTTCTTATGAACGGCACCGCCTCTATTCCAAGCTTGCATGATGGTAACGCCGGAAGCCAGGAGAGCCACATGCCAGAGTCTTGGAGCCAGCTGATTCT TGGGGGATTAGTTGGAGATCAAGAGAGATACAGCACCACCACGGCTCTCCTGTCAAAGGGACTAGAGAACTGGGGGGATCATCAGGCTGCCGCTGCTGCAAGTGCATGCATGGTTGGTATGAAGGAGGAGGGCTCCATGCCTAATTCCGGCACCAGCGGCGCCCCTGCTCCTTACAATTTCTATGGGAGCCATCTTGTCGCCGGCGATggccacgagatccaggccaagtCCCAGCTGAGCCAGATGCTCCTGGCCTCCTCTCCTAGGTCATGCGTCACCACCAGCCTCGGCAGCAACATGCTTGACTTCTCGAATAgcgtggcgccgccgccgccggagctccGGAGCCACCACCAATCCGACAACTCATCCGAG TGCAACAGCACCGCGACAGGCTCAGCTCTCAAGAAGGCTAGGGTTCAGGCCTCCTCCTCAGCACAATCTACTCTAAAG GTGAGGAAGGAGAGGCTAGGGGATAGAATAACTGCCCTTCACCAGATAGTTTCACCATTTGGCAAG ACTGACACTGCGTCTGTACTGCAAGAGACCATTGGCTATGTCAGATTCCTCCTGGGTCAAATTGAG GCTCTTAGCTACCCATACATGGGCCAGGGAGGCAACGGGACATCCATGCAAAAT GGACCAACCGGAGAAAGGAACCCTGGACTCTTCCCAGAATACCCCGGCCAG TtgctaaaccataataacaatactGGAGCAGTACAGCAGCAGGCTGCAGGCCAACCTGAGCAGCAG GGTGCTAAGAATGAAGAGGAGACGAGCAAGAAGGACCTGAGGAGCCGGGGCCTGTGCCTCGTCCCGGTGTCGTGCACGTCGCACTTCGGCGGGGACAACGCAGCTGACTACTGGGCCCCTGCGCCGCTCGGCGGGATCCTCCGGTAG
- the LOC127296618 gene encoding uncharacterized protein isoform X2, with amino-acid sequence MPLCPLKSPAGFYCGICLVRGCQGEDIVSFWWQYHERMPMHTLENFDMKNFMTALGSSTCYMEQRSSDNIIANVNDDNIDKGQCHHFSIREYVRQRQMSNTTFCSLFDKHISSSLVTTKTYRQWNCKSCRDKLDLLYNRTPARTLNESPLVPEHAVHKELSQEKGSAKCHLPCSYNEESTELDRAINGTCGSLGEKLEFLPREPMVGRSEKGNSVKSLPVKRKDGTHANFHDINQNVIKTYKRRKNTNISSVDCQDRSESSRAGNSKEKHVTSITQADAGLLYPAVCLSEGKILYTTSIMDGGERFKNNGVQQIPCSSEKELECLKMHLSKVSPGKSEQTLRKTTEHKEDKCVIVSVKEASTRVQSEKSNPEFSQLEQQQSRRLHNEQALSTTEHEEDDCAIVSVAEFPSVQHQQFQHLHNEVSLGNATEDEGGDCVITSVNHVSASLQSGESHNQYNGENFTSYRDDANLNGSFPPTMDIPARYQHPENFCKPVCPLPRIGVLSLTLQKEVATYAKSCGTESGYRLGMYDEEAPCQIYRGESLAFSSSQQIPANYSPQHLGYATSVAIPEPARESSHSTKGKSKMVDDPSDKSSEQDMCALSLSICPWP; translated from the exons GAAAATTTTGACATGAAGAATTTCATGACTGCACTTGGATCTAGCACTTGTTACATGGAACAGAGGTCATCTGATAACATTATTGCTAATGTAAATGATGACAACATAGATAAAGGACAATGCCACCATTTCTCTATAAG AGAGTATGTCCGTCAGAGGCAGATGAGCAACACAACATTTTGCTCACTTTTTGATAAACACATCAGTTCATCATTGGTTACTACAAAAACATATCGACAATGGAATTGCAAAAGCTGCCGGGATAAGCTGGATCTCTTATACAACAGAACACCAGCTAGAACATTGAACGAATCTCCACTAGTGCCAGAACATGCTGTGCACAAGGAATTATCTCAAGAGAAGGGTTCTGCGAAATGCCATTTACCTTGTTCCTACAATGAGGAGTCCACAGAACTAGATCGAGCTATAAATGGTACATGTGGAAGCCTTGGTGAAAAATTAGAATTTCTGCCTAGGGAACCAATGGTCGGAAGAAGTGAGAAAGGTAATAGCGTCAAGTCGCTACCAGTGAAAAGGAAGGATGGAACTCATGCTAACTTCCATGATATAAATCAGAACGTGATCAAAActtacaagagaaggaagaacaccAACATTTCTTCTGTCGACTGTCAAGATCGATCGGAAAGCAGTAGAGCTGGTAATAGCAAGGAGAAACATGTCACAAGCATCACGCAGGCAGATGCAGGCCTGCTATACCCAGCTGTTTGTTTGAGTGAGGGAAAAATACTATATACCACCAGCATCATGGATGGTGGTGAAAGATTTAAAAACAATGGCGTGCAGCAAATTCCATGCAGTTCTGAAAAGGAATTGGAATGCTTGAAGATGCACTTATCAAAG GTTTCTCCAGGCAAGAGTGAACAGACCCTGAGAAAAACAACTGAACACAAGGAGGACAAATGTGTCATAGTTTCTGTAAAGGAGGCATCAACCAGAGTGCAGAGTGAGAAATCAAATCCTGAGTTTTCTCAGTTAGAACAGCAACAAAGCCGCCGTTTGCACAATGAACAGGCACTAAGTACAACAGAACATGAGGAGGATGATTGTGCAATAGTTTCTGTAGCAGAGTTTCCGTCGGTACAGCACCAACAATTCCAGCATTTGCACAATGAAGTGTCACTAGGAAATGCAACTGAAGACGAGGGGGGTGATTGTGTAATAACTTCTGTAAATCATGTATCAGCCAGTCTGCAAAGTGGAGAATCACATAATCAGTACAATGGAGAAAATTTCACATCGTACAGAGATGACGCCAACTTGAATGGAAGTTTTCCACCAACCATGGATATTCCTGCGAGGTATCAGCACCCAGAGAATTTCTGTAAGCCCGTTTGCCCTCTTCCAAGAATTGGTGTGCTTAGTCTCACGTTGCAGAAAGAAGTCGCAACATATGCAAAGAGCTGTGGAACAGAGTCTGGCTATCGACTAGGCATGTATGACGAGGAAGCACCTTGCCAGATATACAGAGGGGAAAGCCTGGCATTCTCGAGCTCACAGCAAATTCCGGCAAACTACAGTCCCCAGCATTTGGGTTATGCCACCTCTGTTGCAATTCCAGAACCAGCGAGGGAGAGTTCACATTCAACCAAAGGCAAGAGCAAAATGGTTGATGATCCATCGGATAAGTCTTCAGAACAGGATATGTGT GCTCTGTCTCTGTCTATCTGTCCGTGGCCATGA